Proteins encoded in a region of the Cytobacillus pseudoceanisediminis genome:
- the copZ gene encoding copper chaperone CopZ has translation MENITLKVSGMSCGHCVKAVEGSVGKLNGVDKVAVDLDNGQVQVQFDSSAVTLGQIKETIDDQGYDVE, from the coding sequence ATGGAAAATATCACTTTAAAAGTTAGCGGAATGTCATGCGGACATTGTGTAAAAGCGGTAGAAGGCAGTGTCGGCAAACTAAATGGTGTTGATAAAGTAGCAGTTGACCTTGATAATGGCCAGGTGCAGGTTCAATTTGACTCATCAGCAGTTACACTTGGGCAAATCAAAGAAACAATTGATGATCAAGGCTATGATGTAGAGTAA
- a CDS encoding M28 family metallopeptidase yields MSRNSRKSPKILAAALAASLAFGTIGYAAPLSNENGNSSHSQDQKIIARVNAERAIEHVRYLSEEIGTRPGGLENEKKSAEYIANTLKSYGYDVEFQYFPVADQFIGSAAFEDGTVWEMGAAPNGAISDTPVHAEVIFVENENFQGAEGKIVLLARADTTAGYREQVAKAVEAGAAGVILQSLVGSRGNYGQTFNPNLTSEYDIPVFGASYIHGEWLKEQMEQGAVELSLSAKHYKDLKSVNVIATKEAKSKDEDTKEVILGAHHDSVVGAPGANDNASGVGLMLELARVYKGYNTDKTLKFIAFGSEERGLLGARYYVDQLTETQKDQIEAVFVPDMVATNYEKATNLYAMTPDGSQNIVTSSTGQAGARLGNSDILPGKFGSSDHVPFHNAGIPAALFIWMGIDSWDPLVYHIEKVYHTPQDTIEDNISAERMQSALDIIGSGLFDVVRKKHKAIINAFIQPLANCRRLVY; encoded by the coding sequence ATGTCAAGAAATAGTCGAAAATCTCCCAAGATATTAGCAGCGGCTCTAGCAGCTTCTTTAGCTTTTGGCACAATCGGGTATGCTGCCCCGCTAAGTAATGAAAATGGAAATTCATCCCACTCGCAAGATCAGAAGATTATTGCCAGAGTAAATGCTGAACGTGCTATCGAACACGTGAGGTATCTATCGGAAGAAATCGGGACAAGACCCGGCGGATTAGAAAATGAAAAAAAATCGGCAGAGTATATTGCCAATACACTCAAAAGTTATGGCTATGATGTTGAATTTCAATACTTTCCAGTAGCAGATCAATTCATAGGCAGTGCAGCATTTGAAGATGGGACGGTATGGGAAATGGGCGCTGCACCAAACGGAGCAATCAGCGATACGCCAGTTCATGCAGAAGTCATCTTTGTGGAAAATGAGAATTTCCAGGGAGCCGAAGGTAAAATAGTTCTTCTGGCTCGAGCAGATACTACAGCCGGATACCGAGAGCAGGTAGCCAAAGCAGTTGAGGCAGGGGCAGCTGGTGTGATTCTCCAAAGCCTTGTTGGAAGCCGCGGCAATTACGGACAAACTTTTAATCCTAACCTTACATCGGAATATGATATCCCGGTTTTTGGGGCTTCCTATATTCATGGAGAATGGCTCAAGGAACAAATGGAGCAAGGTGCAGTTGAGCTCTCCCTGTCAGCAAAACATTATAAGGATCTAAAATCGGTAAATGTAATTGCAACCAAGGAAGCTAAATCAAAAGATGAAGATACAAAAGAGGTTATACTAGGTGCCCATCATGATAGTGTGGTGGGTGCTCCAGGTGCGAATGATAATGCTTCCGGTGTAGGGTTAATGCTTGAACTTGCCAGAGTTTATAAAGGATACAATACAGACAAAACCCTTAAATTCATTGCATTTGGATCTGAGGAACGCGGACTTTTAGGAGCAAGATATTATGTAGATCAGTTAACAGAGACACAAAAAGATCAAATAGAAGCTGTTTTTGTTCCTGATATGGTTGCTACAAATTATGAAAAGGCTACAAACCTATATGCCATGACACCAGACGGCAGCCAAAACATTGTAACTTCTTCAACTGGTCAAGCTGGGGCACGCTTGGGCAATTCGGATATTCTCCCAGGCAAATTCGGATCGAGTGACCATGTTCCTTTCCATAATGCCGGCATTCCTGCGGCCCTTTTTATCTGGATGGGCATAGACAGCTGGGATCCGCTTGTTTACCATATTGAAAAAGTCTATCATACACCGCAGGATACTATCGAAGATAATATCTCTGCAGAAAGAATGCAATCAGCACTTGATATCATCGGTTCCGGACTTTTTGATGTTGTCCGAAAAAAACACAAGGCAATAATTAATGCTTTTATCCAGCCGCTGGCCAATTGCCGGCGGCTGGTTTATTAG
- a CDS encoding ribonucleotide-diphosphate reductase subunit beta produces the protein MNTLEKRPIINQSAPNKSTSIINGECSNILNWDDVRFSWAYPKYKKMLANFWTPFEINMSQDIKQFPELTKSEQEAFLKIIGLLALLDSIQTDYAGKVADYITDSSISALMIILAQQEVIHNHSYSYVLSSLVPKQKQDEVFEFWRTEPILAERNEFVVNGYKDFAENPSTENLLKSIVFDVVLEGLFFYSGFAFFYHLARNQKMVATSTMINYINRDEQIHVDLFVKIFKEILQENPELNTNELSKFVQETFKRAAELEIEWARDVIGSKTEGILLSDVEAYIKFYANIRCNQLGYERPFEGYRTNPLRWIVAYEQVDHGKSDFFEQKSRQYTKVQIDNGFDEL, from the coding sequence ATGAATACTCTAGAAAAACGGCCAATTATTAATCAATCGGCGCCAAACAAATCAACATCAATCATCAATGGGGAATGCTCCAATATTCTTAATTGGGATGATGTACGCTTCTCCTGGGCCTATCCAAAGTATAAAAAAATGCTCGCTAACTTTTGGACGCCTTTTGAAATAAACATGTCACAGGACATTAAGCAATTTCCGGAATTAACGAAAAGTGAACAAGAGGCATTTTTGAAAATTATTGGCCTGCTTGCATTGCTCGACAGTATCCAGACGGATTATGCCGGAAAAGTTGCTGATTATATTACCGACTCAAGCATATCGGCACTCATGATCATACTTGCACAGCAGGAGGTGATTCATAATCACTCATATTCGTATGTTCTATCAAGCCTTGTTCCCAAACAAAAACAGGATGAGGTTTTTGAATTCTGGCGTACAGAACCTATATTAGCTGAAAGAAATGAATTTGTTGTGAACGGATATAAAGATTTTGCTGAGAATCCAAGTACAGAGAACCTGCTTAAATCTATTGTGTTTGATGTCGTTCTGGAGGGGCTTTTCTTTTATTCAGGCTTTGCATTCTTTTATCACCTGGCCAGAAATCAGAAAATGGTAGCCACCTCAACGATGATTAATTACATCAACCGGGATGAACAAATTCATGTAGATTTGTTTGTTAAAATTTTTAAAGAAATTCTGCAGGAAAATCCGGAACTTAATACTAATGAATTAAGTAAATTCGTCCAGGAGACTTTTAAAAGAGCTGCTGAACTGGAGATTGAATGGGCCCGCGATGTGATCGGCAGCAAAACAGAAGGCATCCTGCTGTCTGACGTTGAAGCTTATATCAAATTTTATGCCAATATCCGCTGCAATCAGCTGGGATATGAACGGCCGTTTGAAGGCTACCGGACCAATCCGCTCCGCTGGATAGTAGCTTATGAGCAGGTTGACCATGGGAAGTCCGATTTCTTTGAACAAAAATCGCGGCAATATACAAAAGTTCAAATTGATAATGGCTTTGATGAATTATAA
- the bioB gene encoding biotin synthase BioB, protein MNFQQLALDVLEGHELTDSEAMDVLNCPDEELLNLLHSAYKIRHHHYGNHVKLNMIINTKSGLCPENCGYCSQSSISTAPIEKYRMMDKESIIQGAKQAHQLNVGTYCIVASGRGPSNRELNEVISAVKEIKDNYNMKVCACLGLLKPDQADKLKEAGVDRYNHNINTSENHHESITTSHTYRDRVNTVQLIKDAGISPCSGVIIGMKETREDVVAMAKSLKALDADSIPVNFLHAIDGTPLEGTDDLNPRYCLKVLCLMRFINPSKEIRISGGREVNLRSLQPLGLYPANSIFVGDYLTTAGQESTADHQMLKDLGFEIDFVSGEPVFS, encoded by the coding sequence ATGAATTTCCAACAGTTAGCACTTGACGTACTGGAAGGACATGAACTTACAGACTCGGAGGCAATGGATGTTTTAAATTGTCCAGATGAAGAGCTGCTGAATCTATTGCACAGCGCCTATAAAATCCGCCATCATCATTATGGGAATCATGTTAAATTAAATATGATTATTAATACCAAATCAGGCCTATGTCCTGAAAACTGCGGCTATTGCTCACAATCCAGCATCTCAACAGCACCTATTGAAAAATACAGGATGATGGATAAGGAATCTATCATCCAGGGTGCAAAACAGGCACATCAGCTAAATGTTGGAACCTATTGCATCGTTGCAAGCGGAAGAGGTCCGAGCAATAGGGAGCTAAATGAAGTAATTTCAGCGGTTAAAGAAATTAAGGATAACTATAACATGAAGGTCTGCGCCTGTCTCGGGCTTCTAAAGCCTGATCAGGCTGATAAGCTCAAGGAGGCTGGGGTCGACCGCTATAATCACAATATTAACACTTCTGAAAATCATCATGAGAGCATCACTACCTCCCATACATACCGTGACAGAGTCAATACGGTCCAATTAATAAAGGACGCAGGTATTTCACCGTGTTCCGGGGTAATTATTGGCATGAAAGAAACCAGGGAAGACGTCGTAGCGATGGCCAAAAGCCTAAAAGCCCTGGATGCCGACTCAATCCCGGTTAACTTTTTGCATGCAATTGATGGGACGCCCTTAGAAGGGACAGATGATTTGAATCCCCGCTATTGTCTGAAGGTGCTTTGCCTGATGCGTTTTATCAATCCATCAAAGGAAATCAGAATATCCGGAGGCAGAGAGGTGAATCTTAGGAGCCTTCAGCCGCTCGGGCTTTATCCTGCTAATTCTATTTTCGTAGGAGATTACTTAACCACAGCAGGTCAGGAAAGCACAGCGGATCACCAAATGCTGAAGGATCTGGGTTTTGAGATTGATTTTGTATCTGGGGAACCAGTATTCTCATGA
- a CDS encoding H-type small acid-soluble spore protein, giving the protein MDAKRVKQILSSSADIEVKYNGASVWIDKLNEDGRTATVHLRGPLEERSEVEIGELTEL; this is encoded by the coding sequence ATGGATGCAAAACGTGTGAAGCAAATTCTTTCATCATCAGCAGATATCGAAGTAAAATACAATGGTGCTTCTGTGTGGATCGATAAGCTGAATGAGGATGGAAGAACAGCTACGGTACATTTGCGCGGTCCACTTGAAGAAAGATCCGAGGTAGAAATTGGAGAACTGACAGAATTGTAA